CTGTGCCATGCATATTTTCTGGGAAAACCTGGCTGAAGTTCGGTCTCTTTGTGTAAAAGATGAGTACAGGCAAAGAGGAATCGGGAAAAAGCTCGTTGAAGCTTGTATTTCCGAGGCAATAACCCTTGATCTTTTAAGAATATTTACCCTTACCTATCAAACTGAGTTTTTCAAAAAACTCGGTTTCGTGGAGGTTGACAAATCAACCCTCCCAGAGAAAATATGGTCCGACTGTTTTAAGTGCCCAAAATATCCCGACTACTGCGATGAAGTAGCAATGATTCTGGAGCTTTAGAAAAACATTAAGAGAGCTCAAACCCTTTCCCAAGGTTTTAAGGTTGACAAGTTCGCAAAAAGTCTTTTCAGAGCGAATTCAAGCATTTTGGGAAAAAGATGGTGGTAGTGACCGGCGTTAAGAAAATCTAACTGTTTGAGTGCATAAGCACGAGTTTTAGATTTTTAGCCGGGCAATAACAGCATCCACAAAATGGTTCTGAGCGAAGAAAACGGACTTTT
This Syntrophales bacterium DNA region includes the following protein-coding sequences:
- a CDS encoding N-acetyltransferase, coding for MLRKAKVSDAKVIHGVINTSSGKGEMLPRSLMYIYGSLRDFFVCVEDSSDFVTGVCAMHIFWENLAEVRSLCVKDEYRQRGIGKKLVEACISEAITLDLLRIFTLTYQTEFFKKLGFVEVDKSTLPEKIWSDCFKCPKYPDYCDEVAMILEL